A genomic window from Bordetella genomosp. 9 includes:
- a CDS encoding MmgE/PrpD family protein: protein MDPYARRLARFVLHMDASSLPDDVVDKLEALLLYALSVAMADHGEGDVLQAAMPVVHNAPGPAGLVNSSQTRSAADAAAINAALMFARNQVDTHEDICGHIGCVVIPAVLALAQARAASADTVVAALAAAYEVPPRLGHGAIASAIKRGLRGTSVFGVFGAAASAARVIGLDERKTAIALALAANYASGVTQCFIDGTPEAPLHNAHASRAGVVAALLAEQGVQAAPNSIEGRAGFFRAVSDTVPELDFSGWSIRQVTVKPVPGCVINQQPVRVATKLMAREGLSSEDVIGVTVALHPGDAAYPGIDRYGPFPTRQGACMSTAFMIEAVVQRGRLTFSDFFTLHGPGPIHEQSRRVQAVADPGITEHFACRVEMQLRDGRKVQAEALDASGMNLDHAEIIQLCEALSGEWPCHSPATAFAGLHHAVRALIRYRDADCVDAVDAVMRATRLLDT from the coding sequence ATGGACCCCTACGCGCGCCGGCTGGCCCGCTTCGTCCTGCACATGGACGCTTCCAGCTTGCCGGACGACGTCGTCGACAAGCTGGAAGCCTTGCTGTTGTATGCCCTATCCGTTGCGATGGCGGATCACGGCGAAGGCGATGTCCTGCAGGCGGCAATGCCGGTGGTGCACAACGCACCGGGCCCCGCGGGGCTGGTGAATTCTTCGCAGACCCGATCCGCGGCGGACGCGGCGGCCATCAATGCCGCCTTGATGTTTGCTCGCAACCAGGTGGACACGCATGAAGACATCTGCGGCCATATCGGCTGCGTGGTCATCCCCGCCGTGCTCGCCCTGGCGCAGGCCCGCGCGGCCAGTGCGGACACGGTGGTGGCGGCATTGGCTGCCGCTTACGAGGTGCCACCGCGACTCGGGCACGGCGCCATCGCTTCGGCCATCAAGCGCGGCCTTCGCGGCACATCGGTGTTCGGCGTATTCGGCGCGGCGGCCAGCGCCGCGCGGGTCATCGGCCTGGATGAACGCAAGACGGCAATCGCCTTGGCGCTGGCAGCGAACTACGCGTCGGGCGTCACGCAATGCTTCATCGACGGCACGCCGGAGGCGCCCCTGCATAACGCCCATGCAAGCCGCGCCGGCGTCGTCGCCGCGCTTCTGGCGGAGCAAGGGGTGCAGGCCGCGCCGAATTCGATCGAAGGCCGGGCAGGTTTTTTTCGGGCGGTAAGCGACACGGTGCCCGAACTGGACTTCAGCGGATGGAGCATCCGGCAGGTCACGGTGAAGCCGGTGCCGGGCTGCGTGATCAACCAGCAGCCCGTGCGGGTCGCCACGAAGCTGATGGCGCGGGAAGGCCTGAGTTCCGAGGACGTAATAGGTGTGACTGTGGCGCTGCATCCTGGCGATGCCGCCTACCCCGGTATCGATCGGTATGGCCCGTTTCCCACGCGGCAAGGCGCCTGCATGAGCACGGCGTTCATGATCGAAGCCGTGGTGCAGCGCGGCCGCCTGACGTTCAGCGATTTTTTCACCCTGCATGGACCAGGGCCCATCCATGAACAAAGCAGGCGCGTGCAGGCAGTTGCCGACCCAGGCATTACCGAGCACTTCGCATGCCGGGTGGAAATGCAGCTGCGCGACGGACGAAAGGTCCAGGCCGAGGCGCTGGATGCGTCCGGCATGAACCTGGACCATGCCGAGATCATCCAGCTGTGCGAGGCGCTTTCTGGCGAATGGCCATGCCATTCGCCGGCAACGGCGTTTGCGGGGCTGCACCACGCAGTGCGGGCGTTGATTCGATACCGCGATGCCGATTGCGTCGATGCCGTCGATGCCGTGATGCGGGCGACGCGGTTGTTGGATACCTGA
- a CDS encoding SDR family NAD(P)-dependent oxidoreductase, translating into MASEPSPQRRAVVTGASSGIGLACCKELLQQGWSVVGLDVAESPLLDEKFEGADRYTAIACDVSSSAEIDSAFRTIGERGGLDALVCCAGILRGGPLLGMSEKDYDAVFDINTKGSWLATRAAQPLLAQARQGAARIVFVSSGAALRPKIGAGAYGASKSALIHLARVLAVELAAENILVNVVAPATVNTPLVRRLMENTENYKVTGLSPLGRIAEPSDVTAVIRFLLGPDSAYMTGSVLSVDGGTTAAFVP; encoded by the coding sequence ATGGCTAGCGAACCAAGTCCGCAGCGCCGGGCGGTCGTGACAGGCGCCTCTTCAGGAATCGGCCTGGCATGCTGCAAGGAGCTGCTGCAGCAAGGCTGGAGCGTGGTCGGGCTCGACGTCGCGGAATCGCCCTTATTGGATGAAAAGTTCGAGGGCGCCGACCGCTACACGGCGATTGCGTGCGATGTGTCGTCCTCGGCGGAAATCGACAGCGCCTTCCGGACGATAGGCGAGAGAGGCGGGCTCGACGCATTGGTCTGCTGCGCGGGCATCCTGCGGGGCGGACCGCTGCTAGGGATGAGCGAGAAAGACTACGACGCCGTGTTCGACATCAACACGAAAGGGTCCTGGCTGGCCACGCGCGCGGCGCAGCCATTGCTCGCCCAGGCCCGCCAGGGCGCCGCCAGGATCGTTTTCGTTTCGTCGGGCGCTGCGTTGCGGCCGAAAATCGGGGCCGGAGCCTACGGCGCGTCGAAGTCGGCCTTGATCCATCTGGCCCGCGTGCTGGCGGTGGAGTTGGCGGCGGAAAACATCCTGGTCAATGTCGTTGCGCCCGCCACGGTCAATACGCCCCTGGTGCGCCGCCTGATGGAAAACACCGAAAACTACAAGGTGACCGGCTTGTCGCCATTGGGGCGTATCGCCGAACCTTCGGACGTTACCGCGGTAATCCGCTTCCTGCTGGGCCCGGATTCCGCGTACATGACCGGTTCGGTACTGTCGGTGGATGGTGGAACGACCGCCGCGTTCGTACCGTAA
- a CDS encoding LysR family transcriptional regulator: MNRYYDLVDLQVLLAVAEENNLSRGAMRCNLAPSSVSVRLKGLEEAIGARLLVREARGVALTPAGRILVEHAKKCFAQLDQMHVDLLPYARGITGNVTLFASDNAMSFLPDDLAVFFKRNPSTRVTLEERPSADIVAAVAAGRAPLGIVAFETEHPDLEYLPYRQDELVLLVPRDHDLGQRKEVPFVSCLSEPFICLAHGNALHTYLISHAAKLGAVLDVRVQVSGYRAIAQLVAAGAGVGVIPRSTVVSSDLQTLAVVKLSDPWAIRDLRICRNPRILGNSFSDDLVEVLCTSAARDLQNDADAATPITVAAVDTAVTESSNRSTSATRFPDRELRLIVPMASGGGADICMRMMLPTLQALWGHDVFVDNRAGGTGAVGLAAAKTSRPDGYTVVLCTASHAALQATRTVQPYDLLKDFEPVGQMTSTPYVLVVNPNVPVRTIADVIKLSNQNKDGLVFSSAGVGSMQALAGLLLASRGHARLLHVPYTGGGPAVAAVLSGQVDMVFATRFEAQPYIKSGKLRAIAVTSLQRMDNSPDLPTVAESGLPGFEVSQFYGLLAPAGTPRVAIETINKKVSAALQSPDLVKRYGKEGVQVVTSNPQEFRAFLASHITRFKPLASEDTDALGATAT, encoded by the coding sequence ATGAACAGATACTACGATCTGGTGGACTTGCAGGTCTTGCTGGCAGTAGCCGAAGAAAACAATCTGTCGCGTGGTGCCATGCGCTGCAATCTGGCGCCCTCGTCCGTCAGCGTAAGGCTGAAGGGCCTGGAAGAAGCCATCGGCGCGCGCCTGCTGGTGCGCGAAGCGCGCGGCGTTGCATTGACACCCGCCGGACGGATCCTGGTCGAGCATGCGAAGAAATGCTTCGCGCAGTTGGACCAGATGCACGTCGACCTGCTGCCCTACGCGCGCGGCATCACAGGCAACGTTACGCTGTTCGCCAGCGACAACGCGATGAGCTTCCTGCCGGACGACCTGGCCGTGTTCTTCAAGCGCAATCCGAGCACGCGCGTCACATTGGAAGAACGGCCAAGCGCGGACATCGTGGCGGCTGTCGCCGCCGGTAGAGCGCCGCTGGGCATCGTGGCGTTCGAGACCGAGCATCCCGACCTGGAGTACCTGCCCTATCGCCAGGACGAGCTCGTCCTGCTGGTGCCGCGCGACCATGACCTGGGACAGCGCAAAGAGGTTCCCTTCGTCAGCTGCCTGTCGGAGCCGTTCATCTGCCTGGCGCACGGTAATGCGCTTCATACCTACCTGATCAGCCATGCGGCCAAGCTGGGCGCCGTGCTCGACGTGCGGGTGCAGGTATCGGGCTACCGCGCGATCGCCCAACTGGTGGCCGCGGGAGCCGGTGTCGGCGTGATTCCCCGCTCGACCGTGGTGTCCAGCGATCTGCAGACGCTTGCGGTGGTGAAGTTGTCCGATCCTTGGGCCATCAGGGATTTGCGCATATGCAGGAACCCGCGCATCCTGGGCAACAGCTTCAGCGACGACCTGGTAGAGGTGCTCTGTACCTCAGCCGCGCGCGACCTGCAGAATGACGCAGACGCGGCGACACCGATCACCGTCGCAGCAGTCGACACCGCCGTGACGGAAAGTTCAAACCGCTCGACGTCCGCGACCCGGTTCCCGGACAGGGAATTACGCCTGATCGTACCCATGGCTTCCGGTGGCGGCGCCGATATCTGCATGCGCATGATGCTGCCCACGTTGCAGGCCCTGTGGGGGCATGATGTATTCGTCGACAATCGAGCCGGCGGAACGGGCGCCGTCGGCCTGGCGGCGGCGAAAACATCTCGTCCCGATGGATACACAGTCGTGCTGTGCACGGCCAGCCACGCCGCCTTGCAGGCCACGCGCACAGTCCAGCCGTACGACCTGCTGAAGGATTTCGAGCCGGTCGGGCAGATGACTTCTACGCCATACGTATTGGTCGTGAACCCAAACGTGCCGGTTCGCACCATCGCGGACGTCATCAAGCTCTCGAACCAGAACAAGGACGGGCTGGTGTTCAGTTCTGCCGGCGTGGGCAGCATGCAGGCGCTGGCGGGCCTGTTGCTGGCCTCACGGGGCCACGCGCGCCTTCTGCATGTTCCTTATACGGGCGGAGGCCCCGCGGTGGCCGCCGTCCTGTCGGGGCAAGTCGACATGGTGTTTGCGACGCGGTTCGAGGCCCAGCCATACATCAAGTCCGGGAAACTGCGCGCCATAGCAGTCACCAGTTTGCAGCGCATGGACAACTCCCCCGATTTGCCGACGGTGGCGGAAAGCGGGCTGCCGGGATTCGAAGTCTCGCAGTTCTACGGCCTGCTCGCGCCGGCGGGCACCCCCCGTGTAGCCATCGAGACCATCAATAAGAAAGTCAGCGCCGCGCTTCAGTCTCCCGACCTCGTGAAACGCTATGGTAAAGAGGGCGTCCAGGTTGTGACGTCCAATCCGCAGGAATTCCGCGCGTTCCTGGCCAGTCACATAACCCGATTCAAGCCTTTGGCGTCAGAGGATACAGATGCCTTGGGCGCAACCGCCACATAG
- a CDS encoding N-acyl homoserine lactonase family protein, giving the protein MGNEATNYELLALKYATRMGSRGHMFLGGDAHDGPLRMDYFIWSIRGGGRIILVDTGFTREVAEKRGRDYLMTPEDCLRKVGIAPESVSDVVITHLHYDHAGNLDKFPNATFHVQDTEVAFATGKYMCFACQRKAFEVDDVTEMVRLVYKDRVRFHDDAGEIAPGVEVFRVGGHTDGLQSVRVRTERGWVVVASDAAHYYENFERQRPFAGVFNVGDMLAGYAKLSEHADTVDHIVAGHDPRVMEIYPPLSQELDGWVVRLDREPRKTKGHSNG; this is encoded by the coding sequence ATGGGAAACGAAGCGACGAACTATGAATTGCTGGCCTTGAAGTACGCGACGCGCATGGGCAGCCGCGGGCACATGTTCCTGGGCGGCGATGCGCACGACGGGCCATTGCGCATGGATTACTTCATCTGGAGCATTCGTGGCGGCGGCCGCATCATCCTCGTGGACACCGGGTTTACGCGCGAGGTTGCCGAAAAGCGCGGCAGGGATTACCTGATGACGCCGGAAGACTGCCTGCGCAAGGTCGGCATTGCGCCTGAGTCGGTCAGCGATGTGGTGATCACTCATCTGCATTACGACCACGCGGGCAACCTGGACAAGTTTCCCAACGCGACCTTCCACGTGCAGGACACCGAAGTCGCGTTCGCCACCGGCAAGTACATGTGCTTCGCATGCCAACGCAAGGCCTTCGAAGTGGATGACGTAACGGAGATGGTGCGGCTGGTCTACAAGGACCGGGTCCGCTTCCACGACGACGCCGGCGAAATCGCGCCTGGGGTCGAAGTGTTCCGCGTCGGCGGACATACGGACGGACTGCAAAGCGTGCGCGTTCGCACCGAACGAGGCTGGGTGGTCGTTGCTTCCGACGCGGCCCACTATTACGAAAATTTTGAACGCCAGCGACCGTTCGCGGGTGTGTTCAACGTGGGCGACATGTTGGCGGGCTACGCGAAGCTGTCGGAGCATGCCGACACGGTCGACCATATCGTTGCCGGCCACGACCCCAGGGTCATGGAAATCTATCCGCCGCTCAGCCAGGAGCTGGACGGTTGGGTAGTGCGCCTGGATCGGGAACCGAGAAAAACCAAGGGGCATTCGAATGGCTAG
- a CDS encoding Bug family tripartite tricarboxylate transporter substrate binding protein — MNWQRLIAHGALAGTMAALAVPSHADDASYPNKAVRIILPLAVGSSGDVFTRLFAKGLTDKLGQQFYVENMPSANGLLAAQAQLRAPADGYTILEGTSAIISLNPITVKDPGYDPVKDFRPVGGILRTAQIFAVPASSPIKSMKDLVEVARSAKAPLSSGTYGPLYLAAQQWFSSKADIKFNSIYYKGATGTAADLAGGQLDLAVVDLVGILPLVKGGRVRMLAVTSERRLPDFPDLPTVQESGFPGFVSYAWASLYVRTQTPDAVVNRLAKAMGELYQDKSIQTLMAQSPGIEMMPLGPEAMRKFQLAETERLREIAKTANLSPQ; from the coding sequence ATGAACTGGCAACGACTTATCGCTCATGGCGCGCTCGCCGGAACGATGGCGGCCCTGGCCGTGCCTTCACATGCGGACGACGCCAGTTATCCGAACAAGGCCGTCAGGATCATCTTGCCGCTCGCCGTCGGCAGCAGCGGAGACGTATTCACCCGTTTGTTCGCAAAGGGCCTGACCGACAAGCTGGGGCAGCAGTTCTACGTTGAGAACATGCCCAGCGCCAACGGGCTGCTGGCTGCGCAGGCGCAACTGAGAGCGCCGGCGGACGGCTACACGATTCTTGAAGGGACGTCCGCGATCATTTCGCTGAACCCCATTACGGTGAAGGACCCAGGCTACGACCCGGTGAAGGACTTCAGGCCGGTGGGTGGCATTTTGCGCACCGCGCAAATCTTCGCCGTTCCGGCATCGTCGCCGATCAAGTCGATGAAAGACCTGGTGGAGGTGGCGCGGTCGGCGAAGGCGCCACTGAGTTCCGGCACGTACGGCCCCCTGTATCTGGCAGCGCAGCAATGGTTCAGCAGCAAGGCCGACATCAAATTCAACTCCATCTACTACAAGGGCGCGACCGGCACGGCCGCCGACCTTGCCGGGGGCCAACTCGACCTGGCCGTGGTGGACCTGGTGGGCATATTGCCTTTGGTGAAAGGGGGGCGCGTGCGGATGCTGGCCGTGACAAGCGAGAGAAGGCTGCCCGATTTTCCAGACCTGCCAACCGTGCAGGAAAGCGGCTTTCCCGGCTTCGTCAGTTATGCCTGGGCATCGCTATATGTGCGCACGCAAACCCCGGACGCCGTCGTGAACAGATTGGCGAAGGCGATGGGAGAGCTTTACCAGGACAAGAGCATCCAGACGTTGATGGCCCAGAGTCCCGGTATAGAAATGATGCCCCTGGGACCGGAAGCCATGCGCAAATTCCAGCTGGCCGAAACGGAACGACTGCGCGAAATCGCGAAGACCGCCAACCTGAGCCCCCAATAG
- a CDS encoding Bug family tripartite tricarboxylate transporter substrate binding protein, protein MKLIRPLQRIAATLMLAATAGTAHAVDYPTRTVQIIAPFTAGGALDIAARALTQALGQELKQTFVVVNKTGASGNIGASEVVRAAPDGYTLLMTPDSSIAANPSLYGKRMDFDPLRDLKPVTSVMSFGQILVVNPKLDIDSLEGFIKYAKEHGVTYGSAGVGQPGHLAMELLVEATGIKARHIPYKGMSQALTDIVSGQVDCGYLALPGAIQFVKSGQLIPLAVSGSARSPLTPDIPTIAESGFPAATIDYFYSLLAPRATPDAIVNLLAAKVQEALKTPQVVEFMRKVDFQPVVDTPAQALKRLQDRTKVMSKLVQERALTID, encoded by the coding sequence GTGAAACTCATCCGCCCCTTACAAAGGATCGCTGCGACGCTGATGCTGGCGGCGACAGCAGGCACGGCCCACGCCGTCGACTATCCAACACGTACGGTGCAGATCATTGCGCCCTTCACTGCGGGGGGCGCGCTGGATATCGCCGCGCGTGCGCTGACGCAAGCGCTTGGGCAGGAACTGAAGCAAACGTTCGTTGTGGTGAACAAGACCGGCGCATCGGGAAATATCGGCGCCAGTGAAGTGGTGCGCGCCGCGCCGGACGGCTACACGCTACTCATGACGCCCGACAGTTCGATTGCGGCGAACCCCAGCCTCTATGGCAAGCGCATGGACTTCGACCCGCTGCGCGATCTGAAACCCGTCACGTCCGTGATGAGCTTCGGCCAGATCCTGGTCGTCAACCCCAAGCTGGATATCGACTCCCTGGAGGGGTTCATCAAATACGCCAAGGAGCACGGCGTCACCTACGGCAGCGCCGGTGTCGGGCAGCCCGGCCACCTGGCGATGGAGCTGCTGGTGGAGGCGACGGGAATCAAGGCGCGGCATATTCCCTACAAGGGCATGTCGCAAGCGCTGACCGACATTGTCTCGGGGCAGGTGGACTGCGGCTACCTGGCGCTGCCTGGTGCCATTCAATTCGTGAAGTCCGGCCAGTTGATTCCGCTTGCGGTATCCGGTTCGGCGCGCTCGCCCCTGACGCCCGATATTCCCACGATCGCCGAGTCGGGATTTCCGGCCGCCACCATCGACTATTTCTACTCCTTGCTGGCGCCGCGCGCGACGCCGGACGCGATCGTGAACCTCCTGGCGGCCAAGGTGCAGGAAGCCCTGAAGACGCCGCAAGTGGTGGAGTTCATGCGCAAGGTGGACTTCCAGCCCGTAGTCGATACGCCCGCACAAGCGTTGAAGCGCCTGCAGGACCGCACCAAGGTCATGTCGAAGCTCGTGCAGGAAAGGGCATTGACCATCGATTGA